One region of Baekduia soli genomic DNA includes:
- a CDS encoding TetR/AcrR family transcriptional regulator: MSDQKRTYRKTRRADLEEETRRRITESAVALHEELGPARTSISAIAEHAGVRRSTVYRHFPDDESLFAACSSHYRAAHPPPDPCAWAGIEDPARRTATALGELYAFYRQTEGMYTSLLRDEALVPIVHRRLGDFYGYLRAVQDGLMAGRGLRGHAGRRTRAALGHALAFPTWRSLAREHGLADGEAVGLMVVLVEGAAAAR; encoded by the coding sequence ATGTCCGATCAAAAGCGCACCTACCGCAAGACCCGCCGTGCCGACCTCGAGGAGGAGACGCGCCGGCGGATCACCGAGAGCGCCGTCGCCCTCCACGAGGAGCTCGGGCCGGCCCGGACCTCGATCAGCGCCATCGCCGAGCACGCCGGCGTCCGGCGCTCGACCGTCTACCGCCACTTCCCCGACGACGAGTCGCTGTTCGCGGCGTGCTCGTCGCACTACCGGGCGGCCCACCCGCCGCCGGACCCGTGCGCCTGGGCCGGGATCGAGGACCCGGCGCGGCGCACGGCGACCGCCCTGGGCGAGCTGTACGCCTTCTACCGGCAGACGGAGGGGATGTACACCAGCCTGCTGCGCGACGAGGCGCTGGTCCCGATCGTCCACCGTCGCCTCGGCGACTTCTACGGCTACCTGCGAGCGGTGCAGGACGGGCTCATGGCCGGTCGCGGGCTGCGCGGGCACGCCGGTCGCCGCACGCGCGCGGCCCTCGGCCACGCGCTGGCGTTCCCGACCTGGCGCTCCCTGGCCCGCGAGCACGGACTCGCCGACGGGGAGGCCGTCGGGCTGATGGTCGTGCTCGTGGAGGGCGCGGCCGCGGCCCGCTGA
- a CDS encoding cupin domain-containing protein: MQTTAPRIIGPSDAQEGFLGSIGVRFMVDGAEADQRFSLVEHPMSPRALAAPLHLHTREDEYSYVLQGRMGALLGDDVVEAGPGDLVFKPRNQWHTFWNAGDEPCRILEIISPAGFEQFFRELDALGGAMAADPEALARLNERYGQEMQIDSVPELVQRFGLRIGERLAGGWTPVA, from the coding sequence ATGCAGACCACCGCCCCCCGGATCATCGGACCGAGCGACGCCCAGGAGGGCTTCCTCGGCAGCATCGGGGTCCGCTTCATGGTCGACGGCGCCGAGGCCGATCAGCGGTTCTCGCTCGTCGAGCACCCGATGTCGCCGCGCGCGCTCGCCGCGCCGTTGCACCTCCACACCCGCGAGGACGAGTACAGCTACGTGCTGCAGGGGCGCATGGGCGCCCTGCTGGGCGACGACGTCGTCGAGGCCGGGCCCGGCGACCTCGTCTTCAAGCCGCGCAACCAGTGGCACACGTTCTGGAACGCGGGCGACGAGCCGTGCCGGATCCTCGAGATCATCTCGCCGGCCGGCTTCGAGCAGTTCTTCCGCGAGCTCGACGCCCTCGGCGGGGCGATGGCCGCCGACCCCGAGGCCCTGGCGCGGCTCAACGAGCGCTACGGCCAGGAGATGCAGATCGACTCGGTGCCTGAGCTGGTCCAGCGCTTCGGGCTGCGGATCGGCGAGCGGCTGGCCGGCGGCTGGACCCCCGTCGCGTAG
- a CDS encoding SpoIID/LytB domain-containing protein yields the protein MHVRRPPALATGAAIAALAAAPAAAGADVRIDGHGFGHAVGLSQYGAMGYAAREGRSWPWILAHYYPGTTPATAPATRLRVRLAAGPAARVGGVRLARDGAGRHVALSPRRSYRLTPWPGGVLLRLYDRSAGRVVAHLRAPVRLSGPGPLGLLGTADNGVADGRYRGALVVAGDPAGVVVDDDVDLEQYLLGVVGSEMPASWPTQALRAQAVAARTYALAGRRPAEPFDVYADSRSQEYRGVAGESPSAAAAVAGTRRRILDYGSGPAQTLFSASSGGRTAAVQDAFPGAAAQPYLQAVDDPYDTLSPYHDWSVSPTGAELEQRLGPVLAGRLADLAVTTTTPEGRAATVTVTGTLGTTVVDAVTIRRLLGLRSTWFTITRLPGA from the coding sequence ATGCACGTCCGCCGCCCGCCGGCCCTGGCGACCGGCGCGGCGATCGCGGCCCTGGCGGCCGCGCCCGCTGCCGCCGGCGCAGATGTCCGCATCGACGGCCACGGGTTCGGGCACGCCGTCGGCCTCTCCCAGTACGGCGCGATGGGCTACGCCGCGCGGGAGGGCCGCAGCTGGCCGTGGATCCTGGCGCACTACTACCCGGGCACCACGCCGGCGACCGCCCCGGCCACGCGGTTGCGCGTGCGGCTCGCGGCCGGGCCGGCGGCCCGCGTCGGCGGCGTGCGCCTGGCCCGCGACGGCGCCGGCCGCCACGTCGCGCTCAGCCCGCGGCGCTCCTACCGGTTGACGCCCTGGCCGGGCGGCGTCCTGCTGCGCCTCTACGACCGCTCGGCCGGGCGCGTCGTCGCCCACCTGCGCGCGCCGGTGCGCCTGAGCGGCCCCGGCCCGCTCGGGCTGCTCGGCACGGCCGACAACGGCGTCGCCGACGGCCGCTACCGGGGCGCGCTGGTGGTGGCGGGCGACCCGGCCGGGGTCGTCGTCGACGACGACGTCGACCTCGAGCAGTACCTCCTCGGCGTCGTGGGCAGCGAGATGCCCGCCTCCTGGCCCACGCAGGCGCTGCGCGCCCAGGCCGTGGCGGCGCGTACCTACGCCCTGGCCGGCCGCCGCCCGGCCGAGCCGTTCGACGTCTACGCCGACTCCCGCTCCCAGGAGTACCGCGGCGTCGCCGGCGAGTCCCCGTCCGCGGCGGCCGCCGTGGCCGGCACGCGGCGGCGGATCCTGGACTACGGCTCCGGGCCGGCGCAGACGCTGTTCTCCGCATCGTCGGGCGGCCGCACGGCCGCGGTGCAGGACGCGTTCCCGGGGGCGGCGGCGCAGCCCTACCTCCAGGCGGTCGACGACCCCTACGACACGCTCTCGCCCTACCACGACTGGTCGGTGTCGCCGACCGGCGCCGAGCTCGAGCAGCGGCTGGGCCCGGTGCTCGCGGGCCGGCTCGCCGACCTCGCGGTGACCACGACGACGCCCGAGGGCCGTGCGGCGACCGTGACGGTGACGGGCACGCTGGGCACGACCGTCGTCGACGCCGTGACGATCCGGCGCCTGCTCGGCCTGCGCTCGACCTGGTTCACGATCACCCGCCTGCCCGGGGCATGA
- a CDS encoding alkaline phosphatase family protein — MARTFAVAAGGHLRLRWRLSVATARRLRAGSYALVARAGRRRSALDGAPHTTRLRIFGVRPPLPAKPAPVAPVPAVPAPAPVPPAVSMGHPSSAAPCGQTTGAPAWQHVVWVIMENTGYSGIIGASAAPYLNGLAARCGLATQYFAITHPSLPNYIAMTSGSPQGIHDDADPSAHPLAAPSIFSQLGTDWRSLQESMPVTCGGTSKGSYAPKHNPAAYYTNVAAACATQDVPLADPPDLSARFTFVTPNLCHDMHDCSVAQGDAWLAGWMPKVLDSPQYQSGTTAVFVTWDEDNGSQGNRVATLVLAPSTQPGTTSATTFSHYSLLRTTEEMLGLPPLAGAATAVSMRAAFGL, encoded by the coding sequence GTGGCCCGCACGTTCGCCGTCGCCGCCGGCGGCCACCTGCGCCTGCGTTGGAGGCTCTCGGTCGCCACCGCGCGCCGGCTGCGCGCGGGGTCCTATGCGCTCGTCGCCCGCGCCGGGCGCCGGCGCAGCGCCCTGGACGGCGCGCCGCACACGACGCGCCTGCGGATCTTCGGCGTGCGCCCGCCGCTGCCCGCGAAGCCGGCACCGGTCGCGCCGGTCCCGGCCGTGCCCGCGCCCGCGCCCGTCCCGCCCGCCGTCAGCATGGGCCACCCGTCGTCGGCCGCGCCGTGCGGGCAGACGACCGGCGCCCCGGCCTGGCAGCACGTCGTCTGGGTGATCATGGAGAACACGGGCTACTCGGGGATCATCGGCGCCTCCGCCGCGCCCTACCTCAACGGGCTGGCCGCCCGGTGCGGGCTGGCCACGCAGTACTTCGCGATCACGCACCCGAGCCTGCCCAACTACATCGCCATGACGTCGGGCTCGCCCCAGGGCATCCACGACGACGCCGACCCCTCCGCGCACCCGTTGGCCGCGCCGAGCATCTTCAGCCAGCTCGGCACCGACTGGCGCTCCCTGCAGGAGTCGATGCCGGTCACCTGCGGCGGCACGTCCAAGGGGTCCTACGCGCCCAAGCACAACCCCGCGGCCTACTACACCAACGTGGCCGCGGCGTGCGCGACGCAGGACGTGCCGCTCGCCGATCCGCCCGACCTCTCGGCCCGGTTCACGTTCGTCACGCCGAACCTGTGCCACGACATGCACGACTGCTCGGTGGCCCAGGGCGACGCGTGGCTGGCCGGCTGGATGCCGAAGGTCCTCGACAGCCCGCAGTACCAGTCGGGGACCACCGCGGTCTTCGTCACCTGGGACGAGGACAACGGCAGCCAGGGCAACCGCGTCGCGACGCTCGTGCTCGCGCCCAGCACACAGCCGGGCACCACCAGCGCGACGACGTTCAGCCACTACTCGCTGCTGCGCACGACGGAGGAGATGCTCGGCCTCCCGCCGCTGGCCGGCGCCGCGACGGCGGTCAGCATGCGCGCCGCCTTCGGGCTCTGA
- a CDS encoding Lon protease family protein: protein MPSPALSRRPPGAPADQLRRICPPAEVPVGSTADLEAGTGSYGQPRAAEALAVAAAMPADGYNVFATGPADTGMRAMVGDWLREHARTLPAPPDLVHVADFADPLRPLAITVPTGRARALAAEADRLVQDGREALARAFDSDSFRTRHRRLHEEADHRRAEILGALEARAREAGVALQLTPAGVLSVPLVAGRPLQPDEVASMPDEVRRRFEAAVADLGAPVDQAFGKVRDIERDLGERHRELNHDVAEFAIGHLVQDARARWAGAPRVADWLQALRDDMIEHLDAFRAGDDAGGPAPVPGMPPGLRSPAHAVLARYAVNVLVANDPAGAAPVIVATDPSFYDLFGRVEYETAFGAAVTDHRHLRAGLVHQASGAFLVLQAADVLSTPYAWARLKDVLRTGRLKIENVAVQYMLFPGVTLDPEPAEIHVTVILVGPVELYELLLAADDDLGRLFKLRADFDDEMPRDAAGVQAYAGWLARLAGEAGLPAFDRGAIAAMVEEGSRLAGHRDRLSTRTRLLRDIATEAAHIAVAAGAPVVGGEQIAAALAARRRRSDLVEERMRVAVLEGTHHIDLDGTAIGQINGLAVSMVGDHAFGHPVRITSTVAPGEGEVLDIDREARLSGPIHAKGILILSGFLAGRYFRERPMALRASIVFEQSYGPVEGDSASTAELLALLSAIGGLPVLQGIAVTGAVDQHGAVHAVGGINEKIEGYFDLCDARGLTGEQGVVVPAANLPHLMLAPRVVDAVAAGRFCVWPVTTVDQAMELVTGRTDADAAVRDRLLALARAAMATRPPAGNGRPRADGGAA from the coding sequence ATGCCCAGCCCCGCCCTCTCCCGCCGGCCGCCGGGCGCGCCGGCCGATCAGCTGCGCCGCATCTGCCCGCCGGCGGAGGTGCCGGTGGGCAGCACCGCCGACCTGGAGGCCGGGACCGGCAGCTACGGCCAGCCCCGCGCCGCCGAGGCGCTGGCCGTGGCGGCGGCGATGCCCGCCGACGGCTACAACGTCTTCGCCACCGGCCCCGCCGACACCGGCATGCGCGCGATGGTCGGCGACTGGCTGCGCGAGCACGCCCGCACCCTGCCCGCGCCGCCGGACCTCGTCCACGTCGCGGACTTCGCCGACCCCCTGCGCCCGCTGGCGATCACCGTGCCGACGGGCCGCGCCCGCGCCCTGGCCGCCGAGGCCGACCGGCTCGTGCAGGACGGCCGCGAGGCCCTCGCCCGGGCGTTCGACAGCGACAGCTTCCGCACGCGCCACCGCCGGCTGCATGAGGAGGCCGACCACCGCCGCGCCGAGATCCTCGGCGCGCTGGAGGCGCGGGCCCGCGAGGCGGGCGTCGCCCTGCAGCTCACGCCCGCCGGGGTGCTCAGCGTGCCGCTCGTGGCCGGGCGCCCGCTGCAGCCCGACGAGGTCGCGTCGATGCCCGACGAGGTGCGCCGGCGGTTCGAGGCCGCGGTCGCCGACCTCGGCGCCCCGGTCGACCAGGCCTTCGGCAAGGTCCGCGACATCGAGCGCGACCTGGGCGAGCGCCATCGCGAGCTCAACCACGACGTGGCCGAGTTCGCGATCGGCCATCTCGTCCAGGACGCCCGGGCGCGCTGGGCGGGCGCCCCGCGCGTCGCCGACTGGCTGCAGGCCCTGCGCGACGACATGATCGAGCACCTCGACGCCTTCCGGGCGGGCGACGACGCCGGGGGACCGGCGCCGGTCCCCGGCATGCCGCCCGGCCTGCGGTCCCCGGCGCACGCCGTCCTGGCCCGTTACGCGGTCAACGTGCTCGTCGCCAACGACCCCGCCGGCGCCGCACCGGTGATCGTGGCGACCGATCCCTCCTTCTACGACCTGTTCGGGCGCGTGGAGTACGAGACCGCCTTCGGCGCGGCGGTCACCGACCACCGCCACCTGCGCGCGGGCCTGGTGCACCAGGCCTCGGGCGCGTTCCTGGTCCTCCAGGCCGCCGACGTGCTCAGCACGCCCTACGCCTGGGCGCGCCTGAAGGACGTGCTGCGCACGGGACGGCTCAAGATCGAGAACGTCGCGGTGCAGTACATGCTCTTCCCGGGCGTCACGCTGGATCCCGAGCCCGCCGAGATCCACGTCACGGTGATCCTCGTCGGGCCGGTCGAGCTGTACGAGCTGCTCCTGGCCGCCGACGACGACCTCGGCCGGCTCTTCAAGCTGCGCGCCGACTTCGACGACGAGATGCCGCGCGACGCGGCCGGCGTACAGGCCTACGCCGGCTGGCTCGCGCGCCTGGCCGGCGAGGCTGGCCTGCCGGCGTTCGACCGGGGGGCGATCGCCGCGATGGTCGAGGAGGGAAGCCGCCTGGCCGGCCACCGCGACCGGCTGTCGACCCGCACGCGCCTGCTGCGCGACATCGCCACGGAGGCCGCCCACATCGCGGTCGCCGCCGGGGCGCCGGTCGTCGGCGGCGAGCAGATCGCCGCCGCGCTGGCCGCGCGCCGGCGCCGCTCGGACCTCGTCGAGGAGCGCATGCGCGTCGCCGTCCTGGAGGGCACCCACCACATCGACCTCGACGGGACGGCCATCGGGCAGATCAACGGCCTGGCCGTCTCCATGGTCGGCGACCACGCGTTCGGGCACCCCGTGCGGATCACGAGCACGGTCGCCCCCGGCGAGGGCGAGGTCCTGGACATCGACCGCGAGGCGCGCCTCAGCGGTCCCATCCACGCCAAGGGCATCCTGATCCTCAGCGGCTTCCTCGCCGGGCGCTACTTCCGCGAGCGCCCGATGGCGCTGCGCGCCAGCATCGTCTTCGAGCAGTCCTACGGCCCGGTCGAGGGCGACTCGGCCTCCACGGCGGAGCTGCTGGCGCTGCTCTCGGCCATCGGTGGCCTCCCCGTGCTGCAGGGCATCGCGGTGACGGGCGCCGTCGACCAGCACGGCGCGGTCCACGCGGTCGGCGGCATCAACGAGAAGATCGAGGGCTACTTCGACCTCTGCGACGCCCGGGGCCTGACGGGGGAGCAGGGCGTGGTCGTCCCCGCCGCCAACCTTCCGCACCTCATGCTCGCGCCGCGGGTGGTCGACGCGGTGGCCGCGGGGCGGTTCTGCGTCTGGCCGGTCACCACGGTCGACCAGGCGATGGAGCTCGTGACGGGGCGCACCGACGCCGACGCCGCGGTGCGCGACCGCCTGCTCGCCCTGGCCCGCGCCGCGATGGCCACCCGCCCTCCGGCGGGCAACGGCCGGCCGCGGGCCGACGGCGGAGCCGCCTGA
- a CDS encoding glycosyltransferase family 4 protein, whose product MRLHVWHGYLLGGTGSNTYARQVAREWARAGHDVTVFSQEAHPEQFDLEGVTTVRPDVDGLLPVFVLDRYEGYEVRRMPDCPRDELERWVQANARALREHGPADLVLANHVVLGGPVGAAGDSPYVVKVHGSELEYAMRGHPGLARWGAEALRGAAATVVGSQHIREVLHDVCGPLDRVHEIPPGVDVERWRPEPPGEALERLLEEARRDPPNPGNADAWLPDEDNAARLAAFLAGDRPTVVYVGKLIENKGVGVLLEALRGLDARAVVVGFGDARAGLQRRAAGLDVLFTGALAQRHLVHLLALADVSVVPSIFPEAFGMVAAEAAATGCPPVVADHSGLAGVARELEERYPRPPAAWRASRPPTPPRCATGWTACCRSAPPTVTRCAPPPAAPRSSAGA is encoded by the coding sequence ATGCGCCTCCACGTCTGGCACGGCTACCTCCTCGGCGGCACGGGATCGAACACCTACGCCCGTCAGGTCGCTCGCGAGTGGGCCCGTGCCGGCCACGACGTCACCGTGTTCTCCCAGGAGGCCCATCCCGAGCAGTTCGACCTCGAGGGCGTGACGACGGTCCGGCCCGACGTCGACGGGCTGCTGCCGGTGTTCGTGCTCGACCGCTATGAGGGCTACGAGGTCCGGCGCATGCCCGACTGCCCGCGCGACGAGCTCGAGCGGTGGGTGCAGGCCAACGCCCGCGCCCTGCGCGAGCACGGCCCGGCCGACCTCGTCCTGGCCAACCACGTCGTGCTCGGCGGACCGGTGGGCGCCGCGGGCGACAGCCCGTACGTCGTCAAGGTCCACGGCTCCGAGCTGGAGTACGCGATGCGCGGGCATCCCGGGCTGGCGCGGTGGGGCGCCGAGGCGCTGCGCGGCGCCGCGGCCACCGTCGTCGGCTCCCAGCACATCCGCGAGGTGCTGCACGACGTCTGCGGCCCGCTGGACCGCGTCCACGAGATCCCGCCCGGCGTCGACGTCGAGCGCTGGCGGCCCGAGCCGCCGGGCGAGGCGCTCGAGCGGCTGCTCGAAGAGGCCCGGCGCGACCCGCCCAACCCCGGCAACGCGGACGCGTGGCTGCCCGACGAGGACAACGCGGCGCGCCTTGCGGCGTTCCTGGCCGGCGACCGGCCCACGGTGGTCTACGTGGGCAAGCTCATCGAGAACAAGGGCGTCGGCGTCCTGCTCGAGGCGCTGCGGGGGCTCGACGCCCGCGCGGTCGTCGTCGGCTTCGGCGACGCACGCGCCGGCCTGCAGCGCCGGGCCGCCGGCCTCGACGTGCTCTTCACGGGCGCGCTCGCGCAGCGCCACCTCGTCCACCTCCTCGCGCTCGCCGACGTCTCCGTCGTGCCGTCGATCTTCCCCGAGGCGTTCGGGATGGTGGCCGCGGAGGCCGCCGCGACCGGGTGCCCGCCCGTCGTGGCCGACCACTCCGGCCTGGCCGGCGTCGCCCGCGAGCTCGAGGAGCGCTACCCCCGGCCGCCCGCGGCCTGGCGAGCTTCCCGACCGCCGACGCCACCGCGCTGCGCGACCGGCTGGACCGCGTGCTGTCGCTCGGCCCCACCGACCGTGACGCGCTGCGCGCCGCCGCCCGCCGCACCGCGGAGCAGTGCTGGAGCCTGA
- a CDS encoding L,D-transpeptidase, whose product MTHPVLAALRCAGPRRRIAVAGAALTMAAAAGAPPAGAADAPVPGRQALIVLLHDHYARSSPSVRARRIAFVPARRPLTGVRTVLPVLDRATGAGAASWARVRLPGRPNGHAGWIPTARTRPATTGWSITVRLSLRRVTVSYDARVIRRFRAVVGKPSTPTPRGRFFVEEALALEPGAPGAPFALASSARSTVLQEFEGGPGQIALHGTGGLAGAPGTAASHGCVRLTTPAITWLARRIGAGTPLTVTD is encoded by the coding sequence ATGACCCACCCGGTCCTCGCCGCCCTGCGCTGCGCCGGCCCGCGCCGGCGGATCGCGGTGGCGGGGGCCGCCCTGACGATGGCGGCGGCGGCCGGTGCCCCGCCCGCCGGCGCCGCCGACGCGCCGGTCCCCGGCCGCCAGGCGCTCATCGTCCTCCTGCACGACCACTACGCGCGGTCGTCGCCGAGCGTGCGCGCCCGTCGCATCGCGTTCGTGCCGGCCCGGCGCCCGCTGACCGGCGTCCGGACCGTCCTGCCCGTGCTGGACCGCGCGACCGGCGCCGGCGCGGCGTCCTGGGCCAGGGTCCGGCTGCCCGGGCGCCCCAACGGCCACGCGGGCTGGATCCCCACGGCGAGGACGCGGCCGGCGACCACCGGGTGGAGCATCACGGTCCGGCTCTCCCTGCGCCGGGTCACCGTCTCCTACGACGCCCGCGTCATCCGCCGGTTCCGCGCCGTGGTGGGCAAGCCCTCCACCCCGACGCCGCGCGGCCGCTTCTTCGTCGAGGAGGCCCTGGCGCTCGAGCCGGGCGCCCCCGGCGCCCCGTTCGCCCTGGCCTCCAGCGCCCGATCGACGGTGCTGCAGGAGTTCGAGGGCGGCCCGGGGCAGATCGCGCTGCACGGCACGGGCGGCCTGGCCGGCGCGCCGGGCACGGCCGCCTCGCACGGCTGCGTGCGGCTGACCACGCCGGCCATCACCTGGCTGGCCCGGCGCATCGGCGCGGGCACGCCGCTGACCGTCACGGACTAG
- a CDS encoding ice-binding family protein, with product MSRPIQFTRAGRTGIALAVGAAFAMVPAGAQASAVLLGTSSPFVVLAGSAASNTGPSVLNGDLGVSPGTALNGFGLPAVINGATHDDDAVAAQAQSDLTVAYDTAAAQPTPVDLTGQDLGGLTLTAGAYRFSSSAQLTGALVLDAAGDPNAQFVFEIGSTLTTASASSVVMINGGSPCNVYWQVGSSATLGTTTAFKGTIMALTSITLDTQASVIGRALARTGAVTLDDNVLDNSGCRPTPPTSPAPSGPAGGTAPGTRAPCRPRRPAGRRPRAGPPGRPATAPRPCGARHAPPARRRAPAPRASRPR from the coding sequence GTGTCACGTCCCATCCAGTTCACCCGCGCCGGCCGGACGGGCATCGCCCTGGCCGTGGGCGCCGCGTTCGCCATGGTCCCGGCCGGCGCACAGGCCTCGGCCGTCCTGCTCGGGACCTCGTCGCCGTTCGTCGTGCTGGCCGGCTCGGCCGCCAGCAACACGGGCCCCTCGGTCCTCAACGGCGACCTCGGGGTCTCCCCCGGGACGGCTCTGAACGGCTTCGGCCTGCCGGCGGTGATCAACGGCGCGACGCACGACGACGACGCCGTGGCCGCCCAGGCCCAGTCGGACCTGACCGTCGCCTACGACACGGCGGCCGCGCAGCCCACCCCGGTCGACCTGACGGGCCAGGACCTCGGCGGGCTCACGCTCACCGCCGGCGCCTACCGCTTCAGCTCGTCCGCGCAGCTCACCGGCGCCTTGGTGCTCGACGCCGCCGGCGATCCCAACGCGCAGTTCGTCTTCGAGATCGGATCCACGCTCACCACGGCCTCGGCGAGCTCGGTGGTCATGATCAACGGCGGATCGCCGTGCAACGTCTACTGGCAGGTCGGCAGCTCGGCCACGCTCGGGACGACCACGGCGTTCAAGGGCACCATCATGGCGCTCACGAGCATCACGCTGGACACCCAGGCGTCGGTGATCGGCCGCGCGCTCGCCCGCACCGGAGCGGTCACCCTCGACGACAACGTGCTCGACAACTCCGGGTGCCGGCCCACGCCCCCCACGTCCCCGGCGCCCTCCGGTCCCGCCGGCGGCACCGCCCCGGGGACTCGGGCTCCCTGCCGTCCTCGACGACCGGCCGGCCGCCGCCCCAGAGCCGGTCCACCGGGGCGACCCGCGACGGCTCCGCGACCCTGCGGCGCGCGACACGCGCCCCCGGCACGCCGGCGAGCGCCTGCACCGCGGGCTTCTCGGCCACGGTGA
- a CDS encoding class I SAM-dependent methyltransferase, which produces MVDWGAGRYETTAAELEPVAHAVVAQARIAPGEDVVDLACGTGNAALAAAAAGARVVGVDAAPRLLEVARARATAGGLQAAFREGDLLAVPLADATADVVLSVFGVIFASDPARALGEVARLLRPGGRALLTAWVPAGPIDGMLGAMGRIVARVTGAPPPPRAPWSDPAFAGPLAAGAGLVLASTTPAQLAIRAASPEAYVSAGQEHPMALATRAAVQAAGVQDELREAMTAVLRAANEDPRALLVHSPYVVHELRRG; this is translated from the coding sequence ATGGTCGACTGGGGCGCAGGACGGTACGAGACCACCGCCGCCGAGCTCGAGCCCGTGGCGCACGCGGTGGTCGCGCAGGCGCGGATCGCGCCGGGCGAGGACGTCGTCGACCTGGCGTGCGGGACCGGCAACGCGGCGCTGGCGGCCGCCGCGGCCGGCGCGCGCGTCGTGGGCGTCGATGCCGCGCCGCGCCTGCTCGAGGTCGCACGCGCGCGGGCGACCGCCGGCGGCCTGCAGGCCGCCTTCCGCGAGGGCGACCTGCTCGCCGTGCCGCTCGCCGACGCGACGGCCGACGTCGTCCTGTCGGTCTTCGGCGTGATCTTCGCCTCCGACCCCGCCCGGGCGCTCGGCGAGGTCGCGCGCCTGCTGCGGCCGGGCGGCCGCGCGCTGCTGACCGCATGGGTGCCCGCCGGGCCGATCGACGGGATGCTCGGCGCGATGGGGCGCATCGTCGCCCGGGTCACGGGCGCGCCTCCGCCGCCGCGCGCGCCGTGGTCGGACCCCGCGTTCGCCGGGCCGCTGGCCGCCGGCGCCGGCCTCGTGCTCGCGTCGACGACGCCCGCACAGCTCGCGATCCGAGCGGCGTCGCCCGAGGCCTACGTCTCGGCCGGCCAGGAGCATCCGATGGCGCTGGCCACGCGGGCCGCGGTGCAGGCCGCCGGCGTGCAGGACGAGCTCCGGGAGGCGATGACGGCCGTCCTGCGCGCGGCCAACGAGGACCCCCGCGCGCTGCTCGTCCACAGCCCGTACGTCGTCCACGAGCTGCGGCGGGGCTGA
- a CDS encoding nuclear transport factor 2 family protein has translation MPGPTDIRPPFTAETAAAKVQAAEDAWNTRDPDRVALAYTEDSEWRNRDTFLRGRAEIRAFLAGKWERERDYRLRKQLWAFGEDRIAVRFEYESRDADGQWWRSYGNEMWEFAPDGLMARRFASINDAKIDEADLRVRPGRD, from the coding sequence GTGCCGGGCCCGACCGACATCCGTCCCCCGTTCACCGCCGAGACCGCCGCGGCCAAGGTCCAGGCGGCCGAGGACGCCTGGAACACCCGCGACCCCGACCGCGTCGCCCTCGCCTACACCGAGGACTCCGAGTGGCGCAACCGCGACACGTTCCTGCGCGGCCGCGCCGAGATCCGCGCGTTCCTGGCCGGCAAGTGGGAGCGCGAGCGCGACTACCGCCTGCGCAAGCAGCTGTGGGCGTTCGGCGAGGACCGCATCGCGGTGCGGTTCGAGTACGAGAGCCGCGACGCCGACGGGCAGTGGTGGCGCTCCTACGGCAACGAGATGTGGGAGTTCGCGCCCGACGGCCTCATGGCCCGCCGCTTCGCCTCGATCAACGACGCAAAGATCGACGAGGCCGACCTGCGCGTCAGGCCGGGCCGGGACTGA
- a CDS encoding YceI family protein: MPTATGRLVLGPDTATLSVRTGRTGAAAKAGHDLVIEVTAWEGTLTLGQTPSVTVTADPRSLHVRRGHGGMQPLGDDDKATIRRTIGKEVLRGEPIAFRSTSVTPGEPGHMHVEGELELGGRRGPIAFDLVFADGRLTGGATVTQSAWGIKPYATLFGALKVADDVEVVLEAGHPLR, from the coding sequence ATGCCCACCGCCACCGGCCGCCTCGTGCTCGGCCCCGACACGGCCACGCTCTCGGTCCGGACCGGGCGCACGGGTGCCGCCGCCAAGGCGGGTCACGACCTCGTCATCGAGGTCACCGCCTGGGAGGGGACGCTCACGCTCGGCCAGACGCCCTCGGTGACCGTGACCGCGGACCCGCGCTCGCTGCACGTCCGCAGGGGTCATGGCGGGATGCAGCCCCTCGGCGACGACGACAAGGCCACCATCCGCAGGACGATCGGCAAGGAGGTCCTGCGGGGCGAGCCGATCGCCTTCCGCTCCACCTCGGTCACCCCGGGAGAGCCCGGACACATGCACGTGGAGGGCGAGCTCGAGCTGGGCGGCCGCCGAGGTCCCATCGCGTTCGATCTCGTGTTCGCCGACGGCCGGCTGACGGGGGGCGCGACCGTCACGCAGAGCGCCTGGGGCATCAAGCCCTACGCGACGCTCTTCGGCGCGCTGAAGGTCGCCGACGATGTCGAGGTCGTCCTCGAGGCCGGCCACCCGCTGCGCTGA